One window of Lawsonibacter asaccharolyticus genomic DNA carries:
- a CDS encoding RNA polymerase sigma factor sigma-70 family, translating to MPPLTPEQQAFAEEHHGLILDFMEKHSLDDDYYGLLAQRYLKVVVRYLTEEELRKYSFSTVVWYHLRSELSNYARDQFGKPQEIPIEFYCEIPAPEIAPIDDGIWHVIEDNLTYKQFEAIQFRNQGYTNREIADLCGVKRKAIEKRFARIRKILSNLKEF from the coding sequence ATGCCCCCTCTTACCCCTGAGCAGCAGGCATTTGCTGAAGAGCATCACGGTCTCATCTTGGATTTTATGGAGAAGCACAGTCTCGATGACGACTACTATGGGCTCCTAGCCCAGCGGTATCTGAAAGTGGTGGTGCGGTATCTGACTGAGGAGGAACTGCGCAAATACAGCTTCTCCACGGTGGTTTGGTACCATCTGCGTTCAGAGCTATCGAACTATGCACGAGATCAATTCGGAAAACCGCAGGAAATCCCAATCGAGTTCTATTGTGAAATCCCTGCACCTGAAATTGCTCCGATTGATGATGGCATCTGGCATGTGATCGAAGATAACCTCACCTATAAGCAGTTTGAGGCGATCCAGTTCCGCAACCAAGGCTACACCAATCGTGAAATTGCAGACCTATGCGGAGTTAAGCGGAAAGCGATTGAAAAGCGCTTTGCCAGGATCCGCAAAATACTATCTAATTTGAAGGAGTTTTGA
- a CDS encoding single-stranded DNA-binding protein: MHATIIMEGRLVTDPEIKSGKNGDYCTFRFVVNTKYGNQDNASFFNCTASEYIANRMQKAGIKKGRLIEIIGNLNLRPYETDEGIRQISADVGVLEWHFTGSKPKGDEADSSQGTAKTAQKSSGKVRPEQTIPSGDDDDDLPL; encoded by the coding sequence ATGCACGCAACCATCATTATGGAGGGCCGTCTGGTCACCGATCCGGAGATCAAGAGCGGAAAGAATGGAGACTACTGCACATTCCGATTTGTGGTCAACACAAAATATGGAAATCAGGACAACGCCTCTTTCTTCAACTGCACCGCAAGCGAGTACATCGCCAATCGGATGCAGAAGGCCGGCATCAAGAAGGGCCGTCTGATCGAGATCATCGGTAATCTGAATCTGCGTCCCTACGAGACGGATGAGGGCATCCGTCAGATCTCTGCGGATGTCGGTGTCCTCGAGTGGCACTTTACTGGTTCAAAGCCGAAAGGCGATGAGGCGGACTCTTCGCAGGGTACGGCAAAAACCGCACAGAAGAGCTCCGGTAAGGTACGCCCGGAGCAGACGATTCCAAGTGGCGATGACGATGACGACCTCCCCCTCTGA